In bacterium, a single genomic region encodes these proteins:
- the rpe gene encoding ribulose-phosphate 3-epimerase: protein MVIAPSILAADFGRLAEQVRAVERAGADRIHIDVMDGRFVPEITMGPGVTRSIRRATALPLDVHLMVVEPERQVQAFAEAGAASIAVHVEAAVHLYQTLRQIRASGVLPAVALNPATPLDAVEWVLPEVAAVLVMTVEPGSGGQPFIPEMVAKIRDLAEGRRARGLDFEIAVDGGITAETAPAALEAGASVLVCGTAVFGAPDGIEAAMARLRRAGGRGGRRP from the coding sequence GTGGTGATCGCCCCGTCGATTCTGGCGGCGGATTTCGGCCGGCTGGCCGAGCAGGTGCGCGCCGTCGAACGCGCCGGCGCGGACCGGATTCACATCGACGTAATGGACGGCCGGTTCGTTCCCGAGATCACGATGGGCCCGGGCGTCACCCGCAGCATCCGGCGCGCCACCGCGCTGCCGCTCGACGTGCACTTGATGGTGGTCGAGCCCGAGCGCCAGGTGCAGGCGTTTGCGGAGGCGGGGGCGGCCTCGATCGCCGTGCACGTCGAGGCCGCCGTGCACCTCTACCAGACGCTCCGCCAGATCCGCGCGTCCGGCGTGCTGCCGGCGGTGGCCCTCAATCCCGCCACCCCGCTCGACGCCGTGGAGTGGGTCCTGCCGGAAGTGGCCGCGGTGCTGGTCATGACCGTCGAGCCCGGCAGCGGCGGGCAGCCGTTCATCCCCGAGATGGTGGCGAAGATCCGCGACCTCGCCGAGGGACGGCGGGCGCGCGGGCTCGACTTCGAGATCGCCGTGGACGGCGGGATCACGGCCGAGACCGCCCCGGCGGCGTTGGAGGCCGGGGCCTCCGTGCTCGTCTGCGGGACGGCGGTGTTTGGCGCCCCCGATGGGATCGAGGCGGCGATGGCCCGACTGCGCCGCGCGGGCGGCCGGGGTGGGCGGCGACCGTGA
- a CDS encoding PASTA domain-containing protein, whose protein sequence is MIGRILDGRYAVTGPLSEGGMALVYLGRRLSDDRQVAIKVLREQYAHDTEFVARFEREAQAVARLSHPHMVQVYDYGRDGHVHFIVMEFVEGEDLKTLLRRVGALTEARAREIGVQVCEALAFAHGVGIVHRDVKPQNILLNRDGRVKVTDFGIARALASSDITETGTVLGSVQYLSPEQARGLAVGSSADLYSLGVVLYEVVTGHLPFDGDSPITIALKHVHEFPPTPRRDDGVPLSREVERIILKALAKNPQDRYRSADQMRGDLMGETAVWREEPTPDVEETMIIAGKAGRGGDGRAVRISPLLAPLLGVAVALLALFIGGSYGLQALNAYLNVPEVTVPDLRGRSLGDAQSQARKDRLGVQVIQQSYSRTVPTGFVLGQDQPPGKMVKVDRTIGVTTSLGPQMVTVPDIRRRSLTDARFAIEQARLAVGEVRDAYDDTLPPGVVISQDPAPGASLERGTSVYLRVNKGPETLVLPDLVGRSLDDARRLLADLGVTLRQVTQVQRGDVPPGQVVTMTPRAGTQIRHGDAVVVAVAAAPGPGSPPPQPIVTGTPIAPATPGDPNKKQARVTLIVPGGAAQQRVRIMVIDGQGVRTVYEKVHAPGDTINTVVSGSGFTIVQVYIDNRLIQEIRP, encoded by the coding sequence ATGATCGGCCGGATCCTCGACGGTCGGTACGCGGTCACGGGCCCGCTCAGCGAGGGCGGGATGGCCCTGGTCTACCTCGGCCGGCGGCTGTCCGACGACCGGCAGGTGGCGATCAAAGTGCTGCGTGAGCAGTACGCGCACGACACGGAATTCGTCGCCCGGTTCGAGCGCGAGGCCCAGGCCGTCGCCCGCCTGTCGCATCCGCACATGGTCCAGGTCTACGATTACGGTCGGGACGGCCACGTCCATTTCATCGTGATGGAGTTCGTCGAGGGCGAGGACCTCAAGACCCTGCTCCGGCGGGTCGGCGCCCTCACCGAGGCGCGCGCCCGCGAGATCGGGGTGCAGGTCTGTGAGGCCCTGGCGTTTGCGCACGGGGTCGGCATCGTCCACCGCGACGTCAAACCTCAGAACATCCTTCTCAACCGCGACGGCCGGGTGAAGGTGACGGATTTCGGCATCGCCCGCGCCCTGGCCTCATCGGACATCACGGAAACGGGGACGGTCCTGGGCTCCGTCCAATACCTCTCGCCCGAGCAGGCTCGGGGGCTGGCGGTGGGAAGCAGCGCCGATCTCTACTCCCTCGGCGTGGTGCTGTACGAGGTGGTGACGGGTCACCTGCCGTTCGACGGCGACAGCCCGATCACCATCGCGCTCAAGCACGTGCACGAGTTTCCCCCCACCCCCCGCCGCGACGACGGCGTCCCGCTCAGCCGAGAGGTCGAGCGGATCATCCTGAAGGCCCTGGCCAAGAATCCCCAGGATCGGTATCGATCGGCCGACCAGATGCGCGGCGACCTGATGGGAGAGACCGCGGTGTGGCGCGAGGAGCCGACCCCCGATGTCGAGGAGACGATGATCATCGCGGGGAAGGCGGGGCGCGGCGGGGACGGCCGGGCCGTGCGGATCTCCCCACTCCTCGCTCCTCTCCTCGGCGTCGCCGTGGCGCTCCTCGCCCTCTTCATCGGGGGCTCGTACGGCCTGCAGGCTTTGAACGCGTACCTGAACGTGCCGGAGGTGACCGTCCCCGATCTGAGGGGCCGGAGCCTCGGCGACGCGCAGAGCCAGGCGCGGAAGGACCGGCTGGGGGTCCAGGTGATCCAGCAAAGCTACAGCCGCACCGTGCCCACTGGGTTCGTGCTCGGCCAGGACCAGCCGCCGGGGAAAATGGTGAAGGTGGACCGGACGATCGGCGTCACCACCAGCCTGGGACCGCAGATGGTCACCGTCCCGGACATCCGCCGTCGGTCGCTGACCGATGCCCGGTTCGCGATCGAACAGGCCCGCCTTGCCGTGGGCGAGGTGCGCGACGCGTATGATGACACCCTGCCGCCCGGGGTCGTGATCTCTCAAGATCCGGCACCCGGCGCCTCGCTGGAGCGGGGCACGTCCGTCTACCTGCGGGTGAACAAGGGGCCCGAGACCCTGGTCCTGCCGGACCTGGTCGGGCGGTCCTTGGACGACGCCCGCCGGCTGCTGGCGGACCTGGGCGTGACGCTGCGGCAGGTCACCCAGGTGCAACGCGGCGATGTGCCGCCCGGGCAGGTCGTGACGATGACCCCGCGCGCCGGGACCCAGATCCGGCACGGGGATGCGGTCGTCGTGGCGGTCGCCGCCGCTCCCGGGCCCGGCAGCCCGCCGCCGCAGCCGATCGTCACCGGCACCCCGATCGCCCCGGCGACGCCCGGCGATCCAAACAAGAAGCAGGCGCGGGTCACCTTGATCGTGCCCGGGGGCGCGGCGCAGCAGCGGGTGCGGATCATGGTGATCGACGGGCAGGGCGTGCGCACGGTGTACGAGAAGGTGCACGCCCCGGGGGACACGATCAACACGGTGGTGAGCGGCTCCGGCTTCACGATCGTGCAGGTCTACATCGACAATCGACTCATCCAGGAGATCCGGCCCTGA
- a CDS encoding protein phosphatase 2C domain-containing protein: MTPIGGLAARAGARSDTGRVREVNEDRVLRLEDTGGGRALFAVADGLGGHVGGDLASTLAVDTLAAEVPARLARGVPAQDALSYAFRRANELIRARAESEGLTGMATTCTALVIDGNAGIVAHVGDSRAYLLRAHEVRQLTIDHSLASELARRGEVAPAEVETHTHRHVLTRALGSAERVEIDVRVEPLRAGDVLVLATDGLHTAVRPEEIGAVVHAGPHADEASSVLVGLANARGGFDNASAVVIRLAPRWIGRAARILRPLVLAGLLAAGVGAYRLEHAYFLGIRGGTVVVMRGVPARVLGVPLSGVVKVTEIPVARLGPADRGRLIRGIPAASAEEAEGMLHDLLTRRP; this comes from the coding sequence ATGACGCCGATCGGCGGGCTGGCCGCCCGCGCCGGGGCGCGGAGCGACACCGGCCGGGTGCGGGAGGTCAACGAGGACCGCGTCCTCCGGCTCGAGGACACCGGCGGGGGGAGGGCGCTGTTCGCGGTCGCCGACGGGCTCGGCGGGCACGTGGGGGGGGACCTCGCCAGCACCCTCGCCGTGGACACCCTGGCCGCGGAGGTGCCGGCGCGGCTGGCCCGAGGCGTGCCGGCGCAGGACGCGCTGTCCTACGCGTTTCGGCGCGCCAACGAGCTCATCCGGGCCCGGGCCGAATCCGAGGGCCTCACCGGCATGGCCACGACCTGCACGGCGCTGGTGATCGATGGGAACGCGGGAATCGTGGCTCACGTCGGTGACAGCCGCGCCTATCTGCTTCGCGCGCATGAGGTGCGACAGCTCACCATCGATCACTCCCTCGCCTCCGAGCTCGCCCGCCGCGGCGAGGTCGCTCCGGCCGAGGTCGAGACGCACACCCACCGGCACGTGCTGACGCGGGCGCTCGGGAGCGCCGAGCGGGTCGAGATCGACGTGCGGGTCGAGCCGCTCCGGGCGGGCGATGTGCTGGTGCTGGCGACCGACGGCCTCCATACCGCCGTGCGTCCGGAGGAGATCGGCGCGGTGGTGCACGCGGGGCCGCACGCCGACGAAGCCAGCAGCGTCCTGGTGGGGTTGGCGAACGCCCGGGGAGGATTCGACAATGCCTCCGCGGTCGTGATCCGCCTGGCGCCGCGGTGGATCGGCCGCGCCGCCCGCATCCTGCGCCCGCTGGTGCTCGCCGGGCTGCTTGCCGCGGGTGTCGGCGCGTATCGACTGGAGCATGCGTACTTCCTCGGGATCCGCGGCGGAACGGTGGTCGTGATGCGCGGGGTACCGGCGCGCGTCCTCGGCGTGCCGCTCTCGGGCGTCGTCAAGGTGACCGAGATCCCGGTCGCCCGGCTCGGACCCGCCGATCGGGGCCGCCTGATCCGAGGGATTCCGGCGGCGAGCGCAGAGGAGGCGGAGGGCATGCTGCACGACCTGCTCACGCGCCGGCCATGA
- a CDS encoding FHA domain-containing protein, protein MTLPPAEFPGSETRIYRPRGGAPRLRVVSGLAGATGREYPLDAPVMTIGRRPDQAIVLNSPSVSRAHARIEIGPRGVVIIDLGSTNGTLVNALRLRGARALLRRGDRIGIGPVVLEYLAAP, encoded by the coding sequence GTGACCTTGCCCCCCGCCGAGTTCCCCGGGAGCGAGACGCGCATCTATCGCCCTCGCGGCGGCGCCCCGCGGCTGCGGGTGGTCTCGGGTCTGGCCGGAGCGACCGGCCGCGAGTACCCGCTCGACGCCCCCGTGATGACGATCGGACGGCGGCCGGATCAGGCGATCGTGTTGAACAGCCCGAGCGTCAGCCGGGCCCACGCGCGCATCGAGATCGGCCCCCGCGGCGTGGTGATCATCGATCTTGGAAGCACCAACGGTACCCTGGTCAACGCGCTCCGGCTGCGCGGCGCGCGCGCGTTGCTCCGCCGCGGCGATCGGATCGGGATCGGTCCCGTGGTGCTCGAATACCTCGCCGCCCCATGA